A stretch of the Alosa alosa isolate M-15738 ecotype Scorff River chromosome 16, AALO_Geno_1.1, whole genome shotgun sequence genome encodes the following:
- the LOC125309915 gene encoding ependymin-like, which yields MLNGRFTYDGLGKQLHIRNMGIVNNKPSAKDLLILYNEGVLNNIDYSKWTCKKRLMNSDFIPLGVPEGATQAGQVVAGSSSLSGMDVLVNSWKGAIHQGNGYYQSTFTEFGCLPMTNLLYTPQTHWTSISYYNILLGIMNPMDFIPPFFCQKAKLESHETNFIDALKSVTREIVSEA from the exons ATGTTGAATGGAAGGTTTACATATGATGGCCTTGGAAAACAGCTCCATATCAGGAATATGGGAATTGTCAACAATAAGCCATCAGCAAAGGATCTACTTATCCTTTACAATGAG GGTGTTCTTAATAATATTGATTATTCTAAATGGACCTGTAAGAAACGTCTGATGAATTCTGATTTCATCCCTCTGGGAGTCCCAGAAGGCGCGACTCAGGCGGGTCAGGTGGTTGCAGGCTCCTCCTCTTTGTCAGGAATGGATGTACTGGTCAACAGCTGGAAGGGGGCAATTCACCAGGGAAACG GCTATTACCAGTCTACCTTCACTGAATTCGGCTGTCTGCCAATGACCAACCTACTCTACACCCCACAGACCCACTGGACATCCATCAG CTATTACAACATCCTGCTTGGCATAATGAACCCCATGGATTTCATTCCTCCATTCTTCTGCCAGAAAGCAAAGCTGGAATCTCATGAGACCAACTTCATTGATGCCTTAAAGTCAGTGACAAGGGAAATAGTGTCTGAGGCCTGA
- the LOC125309609 gene encoding uncharacterized protein C9orf152-like — translation MDIALLKEQYNWIKEKQRQETCVVVFKKASTSEEIIVKSPVSVVPMHQAMRRRPLERQLSVQEVQSDIFQDQGNSLWRTHLGLHRNGCAVSGVGSYHNQDPFAIQSNLFRESSLESTESSEKLTSDPEELDGSVSLGSSTSGLEAGDSKPSRKYSAPSVLSRQSSLVRSRPTQALSTARHYPFPQLKCPRKSEAAMRLGMYSSF, via the exons ATGGATATTGCGCTTCTGAAAGAGCAATATAATTGGATTAAGGAGAAACAAAGACAGGAGACCTGCGTTGTTGTTTTTAAGAAAG cATCAACCAGTGAAGAGATCATTGTAAAATCTCCTGTCAGTGTGGTTCCCATGCACCAAGCGATGAGGAGGCGGCCACTTGAAAGGCAGCTGTCCGTGCAAGAAGTCCAGTCTGACATTTTCCAGGATCAAGGCAACTCCCTGTGGCGCACACACCTAGGGCTCCACAGGAACGGCTGTGCAGTCAGTGGTGTTGGCTCATATCATAACCAGGATCCCTTTGCAATCCAAAGTAATCTGTTTAGGGAGTCCTCTTTGGAGAGCACTGAATCAAGTGAGAAACTGACCAGTGACCCTGAGGAACTAGATGGCTCTGTGAGCCTGGGGAGTAGCACCAGCGGACTGGAGGCTGGGGACAGCAAACCCTCCAGAAAATACTCCGCACCATCTGTTTTGTCCAGACAGTCAAGCCTGGTCAGAAGCCGTCCCACTCAAGCCCTTTCCACTGCTCGCCACTACCCGTTTCCCCAGCTCAAGTGCCCAAGGAAGTCTGAGGCCGCAATGAGACTTGGAATGTACTCATCATTTTAG